One Janthinobacterium sp. TB1-E2 genomic region harbors:
- a CDS encoding ATP-binding protein, translating into MFALEHDVAQWESALLPLRGAGRVPLLLLLSWHLRQRDCNRAIALSEEAHLLLPLADFDAAALEQARARLQLVQAEVAWLQGALDSAESLAMAACATCGALGDGAGCADAHWLLSSIAVDRGDHARCDAELLAAAQQARGAGDAMRASLADAATARWAVLRDAPAAQTRWGGHFQADGASGKLPAPLAAWVHDFRGLLAHTSRDLGAAAGHYMQSYEAALESGQLRGAITAAINIGDCFSSLNDNESALEWMQCALDLARPTGWPRSIGACQTHTAETMRKLGRLGAAEDLLREALHILTPMAGARTYANALFHLGELSLDKGDYDTALDAFSRLAQRAEALGQADFRSMAQRGSAHALSYLDRPDEALQAAERACQLATAQGDAMHQVAALRVLSMLHARHDLPPPAGMQERNPALHFLHQALQVAASIDGYVPPGELLDALAREYAHAGDYARAYDIALAAGVAREKSHTQQASNRATAMQVYHQTEHARSEGYHHRELAASEARRAEVLQQTSDTLERLSAIGQEITTHLDASAVFQVLDRHVHALLPVNTFAVYMLDAAGTALRRAHGMEAGRPLSDNAIPLSNPRAYSVRCLLGRREVYIDQVPPKRHAYTVPGTLHNQSVLYVPLTVGERVLGVMTVQACHAHAYGERERLIFRTLCAYGAIALDNASAYRQLQDAQAQLASQEKLAALGSLMAGVAHELNTPIGNSLLIASTMLQKTEDVERLMNGPGLRRSDLAAYIDDASKASALVMRGLHSAADLVNSFKQVAVDRTTEQRRQFDLQQVSNEIIATVMNRIRSSGHRIETDIAFGIAMDSYPGPFGQVITNLINNALLHAFAPAPNDGAAGTGCMRLSATLDGARVQVVFADNGGGIAEQHLSRIFDPFFTTKLGQGGSGLGLSISYNIVTALLGGTIQVASSPAGTRFTLDLPLVAPQLDGAAPASIY; encoded by the coding sequence ATGTTCGCGCTCGAACATGACGTAGCGCAGTGGGAAAGCGCATTGCTGCCGTTGCGCGGCGCCGGGCGCGTACCGCTGCTGCTGTTGCTGTCCTGGCATTTGCGCCAGCGTGACTGCAACAGAGCAATTGCGCTGAGCGAGGAAGCGCATCTGCTGCTGCCGCTGGCCGACTTCGATGCGGCCGCATTGGAACAGGCGCGCGCGCGCCTGCAACTGGTGCAGGCGGAAGTGGCCTGGCTGCAAGGCGCGCTCGACTCCGCGGAAAGCCTGGCCATGGCCGCGTGCGCCACCTGCGGCGCACTCGGCGACGGCGCCGGCTGCGCCGACGCCCACTGGCTGCTGTCCTCGATCGCCGTCGACCGCGGCGACCATGCCCGCTGCGATGCCGAACTGCTGGCCGCGGCGCAGCAAGCGCGCGGCGCCGGCGATGCGATGCGCGCCAGCCTGGCCGACGCGGCCACGGCGCGCTGGGCCGTCTTGCGCGACGCACCGGCCGCCCAGACCCGCTGGGGCGGCCACTTCCAGGCCGACGGCGCCAGCGGCAAGCTGCCCGCGCCGCTTGCCGCCTGGGTGCACGATTTCCGCGGCTTGCTGGCGCACACGTCGCGCGACCTGGGCGCGGCCGCCGGCCACTACATGCAAAGCTACGAAGCGGCCCTGGAAAGCGGCCAGCTGCGCGGCGCCATCACGGCCGCCATCAATATCGGCGACTGTTTCTCCAGCCTCAACGACAACGAATCGGCGCTCGAATGGATGCAGTGCGCGCTGGACCTGGCGCGCCCCACGGGCTGGCCGCGCAGCATCGGCGCCTGCCAGACGCATACGGCCGAAACCATGCGCAAGCTGGGGCGCCTGGGCGCGGCGGAAGACTTGCTGCGCGAAGCGCTGCACATCCTGACTCCCATGGCGGGCGCGCGCACCTATGCCAACGCCCTATTCCACCTGGGCGAACTGAGCCTGGACAAGGGCGACTACGACACGGCGCTCGACGCCTTCAGCCGTCTGGCGCAGCGCGCCGAAGCGCTGGGCCAGGCCGATTTCCGCAGCATGGCGCAGCGCGGCAGCGCCCACGCGCTGTCTTACCTGGACCGCCCGGACGAAGCGCTGCAAGCAGCCGAACGGGCTTGCCAGCTGGCCACCGCGCAGGGCGACGCCATGCACCAGGTGGCGGCGCTGCGCGTGCTGTCCATGCTGCATGCGCGCCACGACCTGCCGCCGCCCGCAGGCATGCAGGAGCGCAATCCCGCCCTGCATTTCCTGCACCAGGCGCTGCAGGTGGCCGCCTCCATCGACGGCTATGTGCCGCCCGGCGAACTGCTCGATGCGCTGGCGCGCGAGTACGCGCATGCGGGCGACTATGCGCGCGCCTACGATATCGCCCTCGCGGCGGGCGTGGCGCGCGAAAAAAGCCACACCCAGCAGGCAAGCAACCGCGCCACCGCCATGCAGGTCTACCACCAGACGGAACATGCGCGCTCGGAAGGCTATCACCACCGCGAACTGGCCGCCTCGGAAGCACGGCGCGCCGAAGTGCTGCAGCAAACCAGCGACACCCTGGAACGGCTGTCGGCCATCGGCCAGGAAATCACCACCCACCTCGACGCCAGCGCCGTGTTCCAGGTGCTGGACCGCCACGTGCATGCCTTGCTGCCAGTCAACACCTTCGCCGTCTACATGCTCGATGCGGCGGGCACGGCGCTGCGCCGCGCGCATGGCATGGAAGCGGGCCGCCCCTTGTCCGACAACGCCATTCCACTGAGCAACCCGCGTGCCTATTCCGTGCGCTGCCTGCTGGGCCGGCGCGAAGTGTATATCGACCAGGTACCGCCGAAGCGCCACGCCTACACGGTGCCCGGCACCCTGCATAACCAGAGCGTGCTGTACGTGCCCTTGACGGTGGGCGAGCGCGTGCTGGGCGTGATGACGGTGCAGGCTTGCCATGCACATGCCTACGGCGAACGCGAACGCCTGATCTTCCGCACCCTGTGCGCGTACGGCGCCATCGCGCTCGACAATGCCAGCGCCTACCGGCAGTTGCAGGACGCCCAGGCGCAACTGGCGTCGCAGGAAAAGCTGGCCGCCCTCGGTTCGCTGATGGCCGGCGTGGCGCATGAACTCAATACCCCGATCGGCAACAGCCTGTTGATCGCCAGCACCATGCTGCAAAAGACGGAAGACGTGGAACGCCTGATGAACGGCCCCGGCCTGCGCCGCTCGGACCTGGCCGCCTACATCGACGATGCAAGCAAGGCGTCGGCGCTGGTGATGCGCGGGCTGCACAGCGCGGCCGACCTCGTCAACAGCTTCAAGCAGGTAGCCGTCGACCGCACCACCGAACAGCGGCGCCAGTTCGACCTGCAACAGGTAAGCAATGAAATCATCGCCACCGTCATGAACCGCATCCGCAGTTCGGGCCACCGCATCGAGACGGACATTGCATTCGGCATCGCCATGGACAGCTATCCGGGCCCGTTCGGCCAGGTGATCACCAATCTGATCAACAATGCCCTGCTGCACGCCTTCGCACCCGCACCCAACGACGGTGCCGCCGGCACCGGTTGCATGCGCCTGTCCGCCACGCTCGACGGCGCGCGCGTGCAGGTCGTCTTCGCCGACAATGGCGGCGGCATCGCCGAACAGCATTTGTCGCGCATCTTCGACCCTTTCTTTACCACCAAGCTGGGCCAGGGCGGCAGCGGCCTCGGTTTGTCGATCAGCTACAACATCGTCACGGCGCTGCTGGGCGGCACCATCCAAGTGGCCAGCAGCCCCGCCGGCACGCGTTTCACGCTGGATTTACCGCTGGTGGCGCCCCAGCTGGACGGGGCCGCGCCCGCCAGCATCTATTAA
- the rsgA gene encoding ribosome small subunit-dependent GTPase A, with product MSEGKLTGVIIAAHGRHYLADVDGAKLQCVTRGKKTNVAVGDIVHLTRTSNDQAVIDRIEERKTLLYRSDQYKSKLLAANLTQLFIVVATEPGFADDLISRSLVAADAAGIEARIILNKTDVTASLERARERLLPYSSMGYPVDEVSARAEPEHAVATLAPLLAGQSSILIGQSGMGKSSLINLLVPDADIAVREISAALDTGKHTTTFTRLYKLDELGANSSIIDSPGFQEFGLYHLSEGMLERAFREFQPYLGGCKFYNCRHLIEPQCAILQALSEGKIAKMRHTLYGQLLHESAQTLY from the coding sequence ATGAGCGAAGGCAAGTTGACGGGCGTCATCATCGCCGCCCACGGCCGCCATTACCTGGCCGACGTGGATGGCGCCAAGCTGCAATGCGTGACGCGCGGCAAGAAAACCAATGTGGCCGTGGGCGACATCGTGCACCTGACGCGCACTTCCAACGACCAGGCCGTCATCGACCGCATCGAGGAACGCAAGACCCTGCTGTACCGCTCGGACCAGTACAAATCGAAATTGCTGGCCGCCAATTTGACGCAGCTGTTCATCGTCGTGGCGACGGAGCCGGGCTTTGCCGACGACCTGATCTCGCGCTCGCTGGTGGCGGCCGACGCGGCCGGCATCGAGGCGCGCATCATCCTCAACAAAACGGACGTGACCGCTTCGCTGGAGCGCGCCCGCGAACGCCTGCTGCCGTATTCCTCGATGGGTTACCCCGTCGATGAAGTGTCGGCCCGTGCCGAACCCGAGCACGCCGTGGCCACCCTGGCGCCGCTGCTGGCGGGCCAGTCGTCGATCCTGATCGGCCAGTCGGGCATGGGCAAATCGTCGCTGATCAACCTGCTGGTGCCGGACGCCGACATCGCCGTGCGCGAAATTTCGGCCGCGCTCGACACGGGCAAGCACACGACGACCTTTACGCGCTTGTACAAGCTCGACGAACTGGGCGCGAACAGTTCCATCATCGATTCGCCCGGCTTCCAGGAATTCGGCCTGTACCACCTGTCCGAAGGCATGCTGGAGCGGGCCTTCCGCGAATTCCAGCCGTATCTTGGCGGCTGCAAGTTCTATAACTGCCGCCACCTGATCGAGCCGCAATGCGCCATCCTGCAAGCCTTATCGGAAGGCAAGATTGCCAAGATGCGCCATACCCTGTATGGCCAGCTGCTGCATGAATCGGCGCAGACCTTGTATTAA
- a CDS encoding 4a-hydroxytetrahydrobiopterin dehydratase, whose translation MNTPSTSQDLAQLSCAQRQQALGDTDIATLHALLPQWTVQNGKLCRDFGFKNYYQTLAFVNALAYMTHTQDHHPELIITYKTCAVRYDTHSVNQGAGGLSENDFICAAKADLIYQSSQVSA comes from the coding sequence ATGAATACGCCATCGACCTCGCAAGACCTGGCCCAACTGTCCTGCGCGCAGCGCCAGCAGGCGCTGGGCGACACGGACATCGCCACCCTGCACGCCCTGCTGCCCCAGTGGACGGTGCAAAATGGCAAGCTGTGCCGCGACTTCGGCTTCAAGAATTACTACCAGACCCTGGCGTTCGTAAACGCCCTGGCCTATATGACCCATACGCAAGACCACCATCCGGAGCTCATCATTACTTACAAAACCTGCGCCGTGCGCTACGATACGCACTCGGTCAACCAGGGCGCCGGCGGCCTGTCCGAAAACGACTTTATCTGCGCCGCCAAGGCAGACCTCATCTACCAGAGCAGCCAGGTGTCCGCATGA
- a CDS encoding M48 family metallopeptidase: protein MYSLAFSILFVSVLVLTLAVRFWLASRQIRHVLAHRAAVPPEFAEKIPLAAHQKAADYTVAKTKFGLLTLLVNYAVLIGFTLLGGLQWLALHLNEWMGPGSPMLYQIGLIAAFAAISGLIDLPFDYYRQFVLEQRFGFNTMARKLFFMDMLKGVGLGAAIGLPLIWVVLALMAKSGDLWWLYAWFVWSGFQLLMMVLFPTVIAPLFNKFTPLADEALKSRIEGLMQRVGFASNGLFVMDGSKRSAHGNAYFSGFGANKRIVFFDTLLSRLAPQEIEAVLAHELGHFKLKHIVKRIAMMFVISLGFLALLGFLKTQPWFYAGLGVDPVALALTGQPTDALALLLFMLALPVFTFLLGPLTSLSSRKHEFEADAFAATHTQADDLVSALVKMYEDNASTLTPDPLHSAFYDSHPPASVRIRHLKGAAT, encoded by the coding sequence ATGTATTCACTCGCGTTTTCGATTTTGTTTGTATCCGTCCTCGTTTTGACCCTGGCCGTGCGCTTCTGGCTCGCTTCGCGGCAGATTCGCCACGTGCTGGCCCACCGCGCCGCTGTTCCGCCCGAGTTCGCGGAAAAAATCCCGCTGGCCGCGCACCAGAAGGCCGCCGACTACACGGTGGCGAAGACCAAGTTCGGCCTGCTGACCTTGCTGGTCAACTACGCCGTGCTGATCGGTTTTACCTTGCTGGGCGGCCTGCAATGGCTGGCGCTGCACCTGAATGAATGGATGGGGCCGGGCTCGCCCATGCTGTACCAGATCGGCCTGATCGCCGCCTTTGCCGCCATTTCCGGCCTGATCGACCTGCCCTTCGATTACTACCGCCAATTCGTGCTGGAGCAGCGCTTCGGCTTCAACACCATGGCGCGCAAGCTGTTCTTCATGGACATGCTCAAGGGCGTGGGCCTGGGCGCGGCCATCGGCCTGCCGCTGATCTGGGTCGTGCTGGCGCTGATGGCCAAGTCGGGCGACCTGTGGTGGCTGTACGCGTGGTTCGTCTGGAGCGGCTTCCAGCTGCTGATGATGGTGCTGTTCCCGACCGTCATCGCCCCGCTGTTCAACAAATTCACGCCGCTGGCCGACGAAGCGCTGAAAAGCCGCATCGAAGGCTTGATGCAGCGCGTCGGCTTCGCCTCGAATGGCCTGTTCGTCATGGATGGCTCGAAGCGCAGCGCCCACGGCAATGCGTATTTCTCGGGCTTTGGCGCTAACAAGCGCATCGTCTTCTTCGACACCCTGCTGTCGCGCCTGGCGCCGCAGGAAATCGAAGCCGTGCTGGCGCATGAACTGGGCCACTTCAAGCTCAAGCACATAGTCAAGCGCATCGCCATGATGTTCGTCATCTCGCTGGGTTTCCTCGCGCTGCTGGGCTTCCTGAAGACGCAGCCATGGTTTTACGCGGGCCTCGGTGTCGACCCTGTCGCCCTGGCCTTGACGGGCCAGCCGACCGATGCGCTGGCCCTGCTGCTGTTCATGCTGGCCTTGCCCGTCTTCACTTTCCTGCTGGGACCGTTGACGTCGCTCAGCTCGCGCAAGCACGAATTCGAAGCGGACGCCTTTGCCGCCACGCACACGCAGGCGGACGACCTCGTCTCGGCCCTCGTCAAAATGTATGAAGACAATGCGTCGACCTTGACGCCCGACCCGCTGCACTCGGCCTTCTACGACTCGCACCCGCCGGCCAGCGTGCGCATCCGCCACCTGAAAGGGGCTGCCACATGA
- the orn gene encoding oligoribonuclease: MSQATDLTAATSASAPAPTVPARPNEMNLVWVDMEMTGLEPDTDRIIEVAVVVTDMHLNLLAEGPVFVIHQSDETLNKMDAWNKGTHGRSGLIDKVKASTVTEAQAEAELIAFLKKYVPAGKSPMCGNTIGQDRRFMVRGMPKLEAFFHYRNVDVSTLKELCKRWKPEIATGFKKHQKHTALADILESIEELKYYREHFIKL, translated from the coding sequence ATGTCACAAGCGACCGACTTAACTGCAGCCACCTCTGCATCCGCCCCCGCACCCACCGTGCCGGCACGTCCAAACGAGATGAACCTGGTCTGGGTCGACATGGAAATGACGGGCCTGGAGCCCGATACCGACCGCATCATCGAAGTGGCGGTCGTGGTGACGGACATGCATTTGAACCTGCTGGCCGAAGGCCCCGTGTTCGTGATTCATCAATCCGATGAAACTCTGAACAAGATGGATGCCTGGAACAAGGGCACGCACGGCCGCTCGGGCCTGATCGACAAGGTGAAAGCGTCGACCGTGACGGAAGCGCAGGCGGAAGCGGAATTGATCGCGTTCCTGAAGAAATACGTACCGGCAGGCAAGTCGCCCATGTGCGGCAACACCATCGGCCAGGACCGCCGCTTCATGGTGCGCGGCATGCCAAAGCTGGAAGCGTTCTTCCACTATCGCAATGTTGACGTGTCGACACTGAAAGAGCTGTGCAAGCGCTGGAAGCCGGAAATCGCCACCGGTTTCAAGAAACACCAGAAGCATACGGCGCTGGCCGATATCCTGGAAT